A genomic window from Sphingomonas taxi includes:
- the hfq gene encoding RNA chaperone Hfq — protein MAEKQGSLQDLFLNALRRSKTPVTMFLVKGVKLQGIVTWFDNFSVLLRRDGQSQLIYKHAISTIMPSGPMDIAALIESVGEAQRKQPLLQEIFLNAVRKSEDSVTMFLINGVMLQGQIAGFDLFCMLLQREGMAQLVYKHAVSTIQPARALNLADDGETED, from the coding sequence ATGGCCGAAAAACAAGGGTCCCTGCAGGACCTCTTCCTCAATGCCCTTCGCCGCTCAAAGACCCCGGTGACCATGTTCCTGGTCAAGGGCGTCAAATTGCAGGGCATCGTCACCTGGTTCGACAATTTCTCGGTGCTGCTGCGCCGCGACGGCCAGTCCCAGCTCATCTACAAGCACGCCATTTCGACGATCATGCCGTCGGGGCCGATGGATATCGCCGCGCTGATCGAATCGGTCGGCGAGGCGCAGCGCAAGCAGCCGCTGTTGCAGGAGATCTTCCTCAACGCGGTGCGCAAGTCCGAGGATTCGGTGACGATGTTCCTGATCAACGGCGTCATGCTGCAGGGCCAGATCGCCGGCTTCGACCTGTTCTGCATGCTGCTCCAGCGGGAGGGCATGGCGCAGCTCGTCTACAAACACGCCGTGTCGACGATCCAGCCGGCGCGCGCGCTCAACCTTGCCGATGACGGGGAGACGGAAGACTGA
- the hflX gene encoding GTPase HflX, with translation MTNGFNRDRDDFARGGRTLIVLPDQGDAHRDADARLDETAGLAAAIGLVVTEKVAVRVRAPKAATLIGSGQVEQLAVQVRQNEADLVVFDASLTPVQQRNLETALEAKVIDRTGLILEIFGERAATAEGRLQVELAHLDYQAGRLVRSWTHLERQRGGFGFLGGPGETQIEADRRLIRDRMARLRRELEQVSRTRGLHRDRRQRAPWPIIALVGYTNAGKSTLFNRLTGAHVMAEDLLFATLDPTLRQISLPGIDKAILSDTVGFVSDLPTQLVAAFQATLEEVVSADLLIHVRDIAHPESEAQRSDVEAVLAEIGVSELTPRFEAWNKLDLLDPERHEDVLVEAGHRDDVVAISALSGEGIDDLIEQVAAKLTAGHRRYWITLDAGDGAGAAWLHAHGEVLGQISEDLQTQYEVRLAERDYERFLQR, from the coding sequence GTGACCAATGGCTTCAATCGCGATCGTGACGATTTCGCCCGCGGCGGCCGCACGCTGATCGTCCTGCCCGACCAGGGCGATGCGCATCGCGATGCCGACGCCCGGCTCGACGAGACCGCGGGGCTGGCCGCTGCGATCGGCCTCGTCGTGACCGAAAAGGTCGCGGTAAGGGTGAGGGCGCCCAAGGCGGCGACGCTGATCGGCAGCGGTCAGGTCGAGCAGCTTGCGGTGCAGGTCCGCCAGAACGAGGCCGACCTCGTCGTCTTCGACGCGAGCCTGACGCCCGTGCAACAGCGCAATCTCGAAACCGCGCTCGAAGCCAAGGTGATCGACCGTACCGGGCTGATCCTTGAGATCTTCGGCGAACGCGCCGCCACTGCCGAAGGGCGGTTGCAGGTCGAACTCGCGCATCTCGACTATCAGGCCGGCCGACTGGTGCGCAGCTGGACCCATCTCGAGCGGCAGCGCGGCGGCTTCGGCTTCCTCGGTGGTCCCGGCGAAACGCAGATCGAGGCCGACCGCCGGCTGATCCGCGACCGCATGGCACGGCTGCGCCGCGAGCTGGAGCAGGTCAGCCGTACCCGCGGCCTGCATCGCGACCGGCGCCAGCGCGCGCCGTGGCCGATCATCGCGCTCGTCGGCTATACCAATGCTGGCAAGTCGACGCTGTTCAACCGGCTGACCGGGGCGCATGTCATGGCCGAGGACCTGTTGTTCGCGACGCTCGACCCGACGTTGCGGCAGATCTCGCTGCCGGGGATCGACAAGGCAATCCTGTCGGACACGGTGGGCTTCGTCTCGGACCTGCCGACGCAGCTCGTCGCCGCCTTCCAGGCCACGCTGGAGGAAGTGGTGTCGGCCGATCTGCTGATCCACGTCCGCGATATCGCGCATCCCGAGAGCGAGGCACAGCGCAGCGACGTCGAGGCGGTGCTCGCCGAGATCGGCGTGTCCGAGCTGACGCCGCGCTTCGAGGCGTGGAACAAGCTCGACCTGCTCGATCCCGAGCGGCACGAGGATGTGCTGGTCGAGGCGGGGCATCGCGACGATGTCGTCGCCATCTCGGCACTCAGCGGGGAGGGGATCGACGACCTGATCGAACAGGTCGCCGCCAAGCTCACCGCCGGCCACCGCCGCTATTGGATCACACTCGACGCCGGCGACGGGGCGGGGGCGGCCTGGCTGCACGCGCATGGCGAGGTACTCGGCCAGATCAGCGAGGATCTTCAGACACAATATGAGGTTCGCCTCGCAGAGCGCGATTACGAACGCTTTTTGCAGCGGTGA
- the mazG gene encoding nucleoside triphosphate pyrophosphohydrolase, with amino-acid sequence MTVERLVAIMARLRDPERGCDWDVAQTWATIAPYTIEEAYEVADAIARDDATDLKDELGDLLLQVVFHSRIAEEAGAFTLDDVVASISEKMERRHPHIFGDAAQSPGWEELKAAERSGKSDASALAGVAAGLPALMRAVKLQKRAARVGFDWPDADGSRVKLHEEIEEVTAATGDEIEDEIGDLLFAAVNWARHLGVDPETALRRGNAKFERRFRAMEAIAGESFPALSLDDKEALWQRVKRG; translated from the coding sequence ATGACGGTTGAACGGCTGGTAGCGATCATGGCGCGGCTGCGCGATCCCGAGCGTGGCTGCGACTGGGACGTCGCGCAGACTTGGGCGACGATCGCGCCGTACACGATCGAGGAAGCCTATGAGGTCGCCGACGCGATCGCCCGCGACGATGCGACCGATCTCAAGGACGAGCTCGGCGACCTGTTGCTTCAGGTCGTCTTTCACAGCCGGATCGCCGAGGAAGCCGGCGCCTTCACGCTTGACGATGTCGTGGCGTCGATCAGCGAGAAGATGGAACGTCGCCACCCCCATATCTTCGGCGATGCGGCGCAGAGCCCCGGCTGGGAGGAACTCAAGGCGGCCGAGCGCAGCGGCAAGAGCGATGCGAGCGCGCTGGCGGGCGTCGCCGCGGGACTGCCGGCGCTGATGCGCGCGGTGAAGCTCCAGAAGCGTGCCGCACGCGTCGGCTTCGACTGGCCCGACGCCGACGGTTCCCGCGTCAAACTGCATGAGGAAATCGAGGAGGTCACGGCCGCGACCGGCGACGAAATCGAAGACGAGATCGGTGATCTGCTCTTCGCTGCGGTCAATTGGGCGCGGCATCTCGGCGTCGATCCGGAAACGGCACTGCGCCGCGGCAATGCCAAGTTCGAACGCCGCTTCCGGGCGATGGAGGCGATCGCCGGCGAGAGCTTTCCGGCGCTCAGCCTCGACGACAAGGAAGCGCTCTGGCAGCGGGTGAAGCGCGGCTAG
- a CDS encoding retropepsin-like aspartic protease family protein: MNTDLGGSALFYLVLLILPISALIARRVPILRIVLSLASWALIIGLLVIVVGQRERFDPYLQRIASVLKIADQTVVGRETRIRMAADGHFWARVTLDGVPRRMLIDSGATVTALSTRTAQAAALDVRNSAFPMILNTANGQISAQTATVRELRLGDIAARGLGVVVSPAFGDTDVLGMNFLSKLKSWRVEGQTLILEPHHHQDFT, encoded by the coding sequence ATGAACACGGATCTGGGCGGCTCGGCGCTCTTCTATCTGGTGCTGCTCATCCTCCCGATTTCGGCGTTGATCGCCCGACGCGTCCCGATCCTCCGCATCGTCCTGTCGCTGGCAAGTTGGGCGCTCATCATCGGTCTGCTCGTCATCGTCGTCGGCCAGCGCGAACGGTTCGATCCGTATCTGCAGCGGATCGCCAGCGTGCTGAAGATCGCCGACCAGACGGTCGTCGGGCGCGAGACGCGGATCCGCATGGCCGCCGACGGGCATTTCTGGGCGCGGGTGACACTGGACGGTGTCCCGCGGCGGATGCTGATCGACAGCGGCGCGACGGTGACCGCGCTGTCGACGCGCACCGCGCAGGCCGCCGCGCTCGACGTGCGCAACAGCGCGTTCCCGATGATCCTCAACACCGCCAATGGCCAGATCAGCGCGCAGACCGCGACGGTCCGCGAATTGCGGCTCGGCGATATCGCCGCGCGGGGCCTCGGCGTCGTCGTCTCGCCGGCATTCGGCGATACCGACGTGCTGGGCATGAACTTCCTGTCCAAGCTGAAATCGTGGCGGGTCGAGGGGCAGACGCTGATCCTCGAACCCCACCACCATCAGGATTTTACATAA
- a CDS encoding MBL fold metallo-hydrolase, which produces MKVRILGSGTSSGVPRIGNDWGACDPGEPRNRRTRASLLVEHDGTRILIDTGPDMREQLLAADVAAVDAIIWTHDHADHCHGIDDVRQIYHALGRPVQGFARPKTLAALHEKFTYVFAGRQGYPPTLQAAELPDRLTIGSITIDVVDQPHGHITSAGLRFSAGDAVVGYATDFHELTPAMRALYTGLDVWIVDALRYAPHPTHPDVPAVLDWIEQLRPGRSAFIHMDHSMDYATLMATLPPGVEPGYDGLEFTP; this is translated from the coding sequence GTGAAGGTCCGTATCCTCGGCTCGGGCACCTCGTCTGGCGTGCCGCGGATCGGCAACGACTGGGGCGCCTGCGACCCCGGCGAACCACGCAACCGGCGTACCCGCGCGTCGCTGCTGGTCGAGCATGACGGCACGCGCATCCTCATCGATACCGGGCCCGACATGCGCGAGCAATTGCTTGCCGCCGACGTCGCGGCGGTCGACGCGATCATCTGGACGCACGATCACGCCGATCACTGTCACGGTATCGACGATGTCCGCCAGATCTACCATGCGCTCGGCAGACCCGTGCAAGGCTTCGCCCGACCGAAGACGCTGGCGGCCTTGCACGAAAAGTTCACCTATGTCTTCGCCGGCCGGCAGGGGTATCCGCCGACGCTACAGGCGGCGGAGCTGCCCGATCGACTGACGATCGGCAGCATCACGATTGACGTGGTTGACCAGCCGCATGGCCATATCACCTCGGCCGGACTGCGGTTTTCCGCCGGCGACGCGGTGGTCGGCTATGCCACCGACTTTCACGAACTCACGCCGGCGATGCGCGCGCTTTATACAGGGCTCGACGTCTGGATCGTCGATGCGCTGCGCTATGCGCCGCACCCGACGCATCCCGACGTACCGGCGGTGCTCGACTGGATCGAACAGCTTCGCCCGGGGCGGTCAGCCTTCATACATATGGACCATAGTATGGATTATGCGACGTTGATGGCGACGCTGCCGCCAGGCGTCGAACCTGGCTACGACGGACTCGAATTCACGCCATGA
- a CDS encoding TatD family hydrolase, whose translation MFADSHCHLNYKGVFEQQGEVLARARARGVGAMLNISTRESEWDAVVATAEREPDVWAAIGIHPNEADAYPDVGRATLVDRAAHPRVVAIGESGLDYYYEHSDRARQQASFRTHIAACRETGLPLIVHTRDAEEDTLAILREEMEQGAYSGVIHCFTASGAFADGALELGFYISISGIVTFKNARDLQETAARLPSDRLLIETDAPFLAPVPNRGKPGEPGFVADTAAFLAKLRGEPLEELAARTADNFFTLFNKAQR comes from the coding sequence ATGTTCGCCGACAGCCACTGCCACCTCAACTACAAGGGCGTGTTCGAGCAGCAGGGCGAGGTGCTGGCCCGGGCGCGGGCGAGGGGCGTCGGCGCGATGCTCAACATCTCGACGCGCGAGAGCGAATGGGATGCGGTGGTCGCCACCGCCGAGCGCGAGCCCGACGTCTGGGCCGCGATCGGCATCCACCCCAACGAAGCCGACGCCTATCCGGATGTCGGGCGCGCCACGCTGGTCGATCGCGCCGCCCATCCGCGTGTCGTCGCGATCGGTGAGTCGGGACTGGATTATTACTACGAACATTCCGATCGGGCGCGGCAGCAGGCGAGCTTCCGCACGCATATCGCCGCCTGTCGCGAGACGGGATTGCCGTTGATCGTCCACACCCGCGACGCGGAGGAGGATACGCTGGCGATCCTGCGCGAGGAGATGGAGCAGGGGGCCTATAGCGGCGTCATCCATTGCTTCACCGCGAGCGGGGCGTTCGCCGACGGGGCCCTTGAACTGGGCTTCTATATCTCGATTTCGGGGATCGTGACGTTCAAGAACGCGCGCGATCTGCAAGAGACGGCCGCACGGCTGCCGAGCGACCGCTTGCTGATCGAGACCGACGCGCCGTTCCTCGCGCCGGTGCCTAATCGCGGCAAGCCGGGCGAACCGGGCTTCGTCGCCGATACGGCCGCCTTTCTTGCCAAGCTGCGCGGCGAGCCACTTGAAGAGCTGGCCGCAAGAACCGCCGACAACTTCTTCACCTTGTTCAATAAAGCGCAGCGGTGA
- the metG gene encoding methionine--tRNA ligase, which produces MADPYYITTAIHYPNGRPHIGHAYEMIAADAIARFQRQAGRDVRFQTGTDEHGLKMAQTARTRGVEVRAFADEMSSHFSEMADTLNISYDRFIRTVEPAHYAASQAIWRAMRDSGDLYLDRYEGWYSVRDEAFYDEKELIDGEGGQRLSPQGTPVEWTAEETWFFRLSKYQRPLLDLYAANPDFIRPETRRNEVMRFVEGGLSDLSVSRTSFDWGVPVPDSPGHVMYVWVDALTNYLTGAGYPDDSEALARFWPADLHLIGKDITRFHTVYWPAFLMSANLPIPKQVFAHGFVLHRGEKMSKSVGNVVSPDELTQAFGVDAVRYFLLREVSFGQDGSYSAEAIVTRVNAELANSFGNLAQRTLSFIAKNLGGAFPDAGRSDPADAMLIEEIVVACAGLKTAFDDLMLSQGIEAWMRGVFACNQYIDAQAPWALRKTDPERMHAVLGTLVRAIRMLAIAILPVVPDAAAKVLDQIGADARDHAAIDDDGWYARQAASGFVIAPPSPVFPRLELPVTE; this is translated from the coding sequence ATGGCCGATCCTTATTATATCACCACCGCGATCCATTACCCGAACGGGCGCCCGCATATCGGCCATGCCTATGAGATGATCGCCGCCGACGCGATCGCGCGCTTCCAGCGGCAGGCGGGCCGCGACGTCCGCTTTCAGACCGGCACCGACGAACATGGCCTCAAGATGGCGCAGACGGCGCGGACCCGGGGCGTCGAGGTGCGCGCTTTCGCCGACGAAATGTCGTCCCATTTCAGCGAGATGGCGGACACACTTAACATTTCCTACGATCGCTTCATCCGCACCGTCGAGCCGGCTCATTATGCCGCGAGCCAGGCGATCTGGCGCGCGATGCGCGACAGCGGCGACCTATATCTCGACCGCTACGAGGGCTGGTATTCGGTTCGCGACGAAGCCTTTTACGACGAGAAGGAGCTGATCGACGGGGAGGGGGGACAACGCCTTTCGCCGCAGGGCACGCCGGTCGAATGGACCGCGGAAGAGACGTGGTTCTTCCGCCTGTCGAAATATCAGCGGCCGCTGCTCGACCTATATGCGGCCAATCCCGATTTCATTCGCCCGGAGACGCGCCGCAACGAGGTGATGCGCTTCGTCGAGGGCGGCCTGTCCGACCTGTCAGTGTCGCGGACCAGCTTCGACTGGGGCGTGCCGGTGCCGGACAGCCCCGGCCACGTCATGTACGTCTGGGTCGATGCGCTGACCAATTATCTGACCGGTGCCGGCTATCCGGACGACAGCGAAGCGCTGGCGCGCTTCTGGCCGGCCGATCTGCATCTGATCGGTAAGGATATCACGCGCTTTCACACCGTCTACTGGCCGGCGTTCCTGATGTCGGCGAACCTGCCGATCCCGAAACAGGTGTTCGCGCATGGTTTCGTGCTTCATCGCGGCGAGAAGATGTCGAAGTCGGTCGGCAATGTCGTCAGCCCCGACGAACTGACGCAGGCGTTCGGAGTCGATGCGGTCCGCTATTTTCTGCTCCGCGAGGTCAGCTTCGGGCAGGACGGCAGCTATTCGGCCGAGGCGATCGTGACGCGGGTCAACGCCGAACTCGCCAACAGCTTCGGCAATCTTGCGCAACGGACTTTGTCGTTCATCGCCAAGAATCTCGGCGGTGCGTTCCCCGATGCGGGCCGCAGCGATCCCGCCGATGCGATGCTGATCGAGGAGATCGTCGTCGCCTGTGCCGGGCTCAAGACCGCGTTCGACGATCTGATGCTGAGCCAGGGGATCGAGGCGTGGATGCGCGGTGTCTTCGCTTGCAACCAATATATCGATGCGCAGGCGCCTTGGGCGCTGCGCAAGACCGATCCCGAGCGGATGCATGCCGTGCTCGGCACGCTCGTCCGCGCGATCCGCATGCTGGCAATCGCGATCCTGCCGGTGGTGCCGGATGCGGCGGCCAAGGTGCTCGACCAGATCGGCGCCGATGCGCGCGATCACGCTGCGATCGATGACGACGGCTGGTATGCGCGTCAGGCGGCGTCCGGCTTCGTGATCGCACCGCCGTCGCCGGTCTTCCCGCGGCTCGAGCTGCCGGTGACGGAATGA
- a CDS encoding DNA polymerase III subunit delta', protein MTELFGNADAHTAFVAALRGGALHHAWLLVGPEGVGKARFAQAAALRMLAEASATGVSAPGLVVPEGHPTRALVDAGSHPDLRVMQRLPKDPEKPDQDLARSITIAQVRSLQPLFATTPSMGARRVVIIDAADDLERNGANALLKNLEEPPAGTIFLLVSHAPGRLLPTIRSRCRVLRFAALDDDDMAKALRQALPEADADEIAALVRTGEGAPGRALRYAGLDIDGLDRAIAGIAEDGDPMNARRAALAKALAGKGNAARYEAFLDRVPAMIAREARSRSGARLKTALDAQAAARDLAGAALGLSLDAQATVFEMAAIVAALR, encoded by the coding sequence GTGACCGAATTGTTCGGCAACGCCGACGCGCACACCGCATTCGTCGCGGCGCTGCGCGGCGGCGCCCTGCATCACGCCTGGCTGCTGGTCGGGCCGGAGGGCGTCGGCAAGGCGCGCTTCGCGCAGGCCGCGGCGCTGCGCATGCTTGCCGAGGCGAGCGCGACCGGCGTCTCGGCGCCGGGGCTGGTCGTGCCGGAGGGGCATCCGACGCGCGCGCTGGTCGATGCCGGCTCCCACCCCGATCTGCGCGTGATGCAGCGGCTGCCCAAGGATCCCGAAAAGCCCGATCAGGATCTGGCGCGGAGCATCACGATCGCGCAGGTGCGCAGTCTCCAGCCGCTGTTCGCGACGACGCCGTCGATGGGCGCGCGCCGCGTCGTCATCATCGATGCCGCCGACGATCTCGAGCGCAACGGTGCCAACGCGCTGCTCAAGAACCTCGAAGAGCCGCCGGCGGGGACGATCTTCCTGCTCGTCAGCCATGCGCCGGGCCGACTGCTGCCGACGATCCGCTCGCGCTGCCGCGTGCTGCGCTTCGCCGCGCTCGACGACGACGATATGGCAAAGGCGCTGCGGCAGGCCTTGCCCGAGGCCGATGCGGATGAGATCGCCGCGCTGGTGCGAACCGGGGAGGGCGCGCCCGGCCGTGCTCTGCGTTATGCCGGGCTCGATATCGACGGGCTCGACCGGGCGATCGCAGGCATCGCCGAGGATGGCGATCCGATGAACGCGCGCCGAGCCGCGCTCGCCAAAGCGCTGGCGGGGAAGGGCAATGCCGCGCGCTACGAAGCCTTCCTCGATCGCGTGCCGGCGATGATCGCGCGCGAGGCGCGGAGCCGGTCGGGCGCTCGGCTCAAGACAGCGCTCGACGCGCAGGCCGCGGCGCGCGATCTCGCCGGTGCGGCGCTGGGCCTGTCGCTCGATGCGCAGGCGACGGTGTTCGAGATGGCGGCGATCGTCGCGGCGCTGCGCTGA
- a CDS encoding D-alanyl-D-alanine carboxypeptidase family protein: MNKLLAAPLAIVAAAVPSVAAAPQFQGTAPIAYMEDLSSGAVLYQRDADRRMPPASMAKMMTVYVAFDMIKKGELKLGQTFQVRPETWQRWHGPQAGSTMFLSTGENVSVENLLKGIVTLSGNDACVVLAEGISGTEQTFTDRMNDQAKKLGLTNSHFGTSNGWPDNGVTYVTAKDLAHLASATIKDFPDLYKRFYSLRSFTWGKTLGAGADITQANRDPLLGRVAGADGLKTGHTEEAGFGFTGSAEQNGRRLVMVVAGLTSSNGRAEESVRFMEWGFRAWQAKPVVAAGKQVSTAEVQMGSASSVGLVAPRQLTVTVPAGAVPQMSAKVVYDGPIRAPIKAGQHIADLVVKAPDLPEQRLPLVADKDIGEAGFFGRAWAGLTSLFG, from the coding sequence ATGAACAAGCTGCTCGCCGCCCCCCTCGCGATCGTCGCCGCCGCCGTCCCGTCGGTCGCCGCCGCGCCCCAGTTTCAGGGGACCGCGCCGATCGCCTATATGGAAGACCTGTCGTCGGGCGCGGTGCTCTATCAGCGCGATGCCGACCGCCGCATGCCGCCGGCGTCGATGGCGAAGATGATGACTGTTTACGTCGCTTTCGACATGATCAAAAAGGGCGAGTTGAAGCTCGGCCAGACGTTTCAGGTCCGGCCCGAGACGTGGCAGCGCTGGCACGGGCCGCAGGCGGGCTCGACGATGTTCCTGTCGACCGGCGAGAACGTCAGCGTCGAGAATCTGCTCAAGGGCATCGTCACGCTCTCGGGCAACGATGCCTGCGTCGTGCTCGCCGAGGGCATTTCGGGGACCGAACAGACCTTCACCGACCGGATGAACGATCAGGCGAAGAAGCTCGGCCTGACCAACAGCCATTTCGGCACGTCGAACGGCTGGCCCGACAATGGCGTGACCTATGTCACCGCCAAGGATCTCGCGCATCTCGCCAGCGCGACGATCAAGGACTTCCCGGATCTCTACAAGCGCTTCTATTCGCTGCGCAGCTTCACCTGGGGCAAGACGCTCGGCGCCGGTGCCGACATCACCCAGGCCAATCGCGATCCGCTGCTCGGCCGCGTCGCCGGCGCCGACGGGCTCAAGACCGGCCATACCGAGGAGGCGGGTTTCGGCTTCACCGGTTCGGCGGAGCAGAATGGCCGGCGGCTGGTGATGGTCGTCGCCGGGCTGACCTCGTCGAACGGCCGCGCCGAGGAATCGGTGCGCTTCATGGAATGGGGCTTCCGCGCCTGGCAGGCCAAGCCGGTCGTCGCCGCGGGCAAGCAGGTGTCGACCGCCGAGGTGCAGATGGGCAGCGCGAGCAGCGTCGGCCTCGTCGCGCCGCGGCAGCTCACCGTCACCGTGCCGGCGGGTGCGGTGCCGCAGATGAGCGCCAAGGTCGTCTACGATGGGCCGATCCGCGCCCCGATCAAGGCCGGCCAGCATATCGCCGATCTCGTCGTCAAGGCGCCCGACCTGCCCGAACAGCGGCTGCCGCTGGTCGCCGACAAGGATATCGGCGAGGCCGGCTTCTTCGGTCGCGCCTGGGCGGGACTGACCTCGCTCTTCGGCTGA
- a CDS encoding lytic murein transglycosylase encodes MATTLALGGAAPVAAQDEAGFQTYLQELRRQALAEGVTQRTVDAVFPTLTLSDRTIQLDRAQPGNPGSTATPPFAPYKASHVDAARIGRGRTTYQAQRVRLARVERETGVPESIMVAIWGHETNYGAYTGNFDLLRSLASLAYEGRRRSLFAGEFIAGLKILDRGIPREQLKGSWAGATGNPQFLPSVYLRLARDGDGDGRADIWTSPADTLASIGNYFANAGWRPGQPWGLAVSVPAGLDRSGLTSRLVSPRCPRVFERHSRWRTMAEWRALGVVPQGRGWPADSVQATLIEPDGPGATAYLLTGNYRVILDYNCSNFYALSVGLLADAVEG; translated from the coding sequence ATGGCAACAACCTTGGCGCTCGGCGGCGCCGCGCCGGTCGCGGCGCAGGACGAAGCCGGGTTCCAGACCTATCTGCAAGAGCTTCGCCGGCAGGCGCTGGCCGAGGGCGTGACGCAGCGGACGGTCGATGCCGTCTTCCCGACGCTCACGCTTAGCGACCGCACCATCCAGCTCGATCGCGCCCAGCCGGGCAATCCGGGCAGCACCGCGACGCCGCCGTTCGCGCCGTATAAGGCGAGCCATGTCGACGCCGCGCGGATCGGCCGCGGCCGTACCACTTATCAGGCGCAGCGGGTGCGACTGGCGCGCGTCGAGCGCGAGACGGGCGTCCCCGAATCGATCATGGTCGCGATCTGGGGCCATGAGACCAATTACGGTGCCTATACTGGCAATTTCGATTTGCTGCGCAGCCTCGCCAGCCTCGCCTATGAGGGGCGGCGGCGCAGCCTGTTCGCAGGCGAGTTCATCGCCGGTCTCAAGATCCTCGACCGCGGCATTCCGCGCGAGCAGTTGAAGGGCAGCTGGGCGGGCGCGACGGGCAATCCGCAGTTCCTGCCCTCGGTCTATCTCCGCCTCGCCCGCGACGGCGATGGCGACGGACGGGCGGATATCTGGACCAGCCCGGCCGATACATTGGCCTCGATCGGCAACTACTTCGCCAACGCCGGCTGGCGTCCCGGTCAGCCATGGGGTCTTGCGGTCAGCGTTCCGGCGGGGCTCGACCGTAGCGGCCTGACCAGCCGGCTCGTGTCGCCGCGCTGCCCACGCGTGTTCGAACGGCACAGCCGCTGGCGGACGATGGCGGAGTGGCGCGCGCTGGGCGTCGTGCCGCAGGGCAGGGGATGGCCCGCCGACAGCGTGCAGGCGACGCTGATCGAGCCCGACGGTCCCGGTGCGACCGCCTATCTGCTCACCGGCAATTATCGGGTGATCCTCGATTACAATTGCTCGAACTTCTACGCGCTATCGGTGGGCCTGCTCGCCGATGCGGTTGAGGGCTGA
- a CDS encoding LysR family transcriptional regulator yields the protein MRLTNLDMDALRTFVVGMDAGSFVRAAHRLGRSTSAVSAHLKKLEAQAGVPLLRRSGRGLSLTENGEILLTHARRLIHLNDEAVAAVRGMELEGWVRLGLQEDFGEAVLPQVLGRFARAHPKVRIEGRIARNSELTEKIASNQLDLALAWDSRGIPYGERIAAVPLRWLGSARHDTHWPIDHDQPLPIVALHTPCTLRAIACEHLDRHGIAWRLAFVSPSLAGMWAATAAGLGIALRTHIGRPASVCILDPAVHRLPSLPSLDLVLLRSAKEADPVTDRLALIIKEALRETLPNTLSEH from the coding sequence ATGCGCCTGACTAATCTGGACATGGATGCTCTTCGCACTTTCGTCGTCGGTATGGACGCTGGCTCGTTCGTTCGAGCCGCACATCGGCTGGGACGGTCTACATCTGCCGTGAGCGCGCATCTCAAGAAGCTGGAGGCACAGGCAGGGGTGCCCTTGTTGCGCCGTTCCGGGCGCGGTCTCTCGCTTACGGAGAACGGTGAAATCCTGCTTACCCACGCAAGGCGGTTGATTCACCTCAATGACGAAGCGGTCGCGGCCGTGCGCGGCATGGAACTGGAAGGCTGGGTTCGTCTCGGTCTTCAGGAAGATTTTGGTGAGGCGGTCCTCCCACAAGTGCTCGGCCGGTTTGCCCGCGCGCATCCGAAGGTCAGAATTGAGGGCCGCATCGCACGTAACAGCGAACTGACTGAAAAGATCGCATCGAACCAGCTCGACCTCGCACTTGCTTGGGACAGCCGGGGCATACCATATGGCGAACGAATTGCCGCCGTACCTTTACGTTGGCTCGGAAGCGCCCGTCACGACACGCATTGGCCTATCGACCACGATCAGCCTCTTCCGATCGTTGCTCTACACACGCCGTGCACGCTGCGTGCGATCGCATGCGAACATTTGGACCGGCACGGCATCGCTTGGCGGCTCGCGTTCGTCAGCCCAAGTCTTGCTGGCATGTGGGCGGCAACCGCGGCAGGATTAGGAATCGCGCTGCGTACGCATATTGGCCGCCCCGCCTCAGTGTGCATCCTCGATCCTGCCGTCCACCGTCTACCCAGTTTGCCTTCGCTCGACCTTGTGCTGCTCCGCTCCGCCAAGGAGGCGGACCCGGTGACAGATCGTCTTGCGCTCATCATCAAGGAGGCGTTGCGCGAGACGCTGCCGAATACCTTGAGCGAACATTGA